In Camelus bactrianus isolate YW-2024 breed Bactrian camel chromosome 10, ASM4877302v1, whole genome shotgun sequence, a genomic segment contains:
- the LRRC55 gene encoding leucine-rich repeat-containing protein 55 has protein sequence MGSLQHRRCQQPKMGDAWSRLPWPGPPCPAMLLVSLLLAAGAMHSGASTSCPVLCTCHEQVVDCSSQRLFSVPPDLPRDTRNLSLAHNRIAAVPPGYLTCYAELRVLDLRNNSLVELPRGLFLHAQRLAHLDLSYNNLSHVPADMFQAAHGLVHIDLSHNPWLRRVHPRAFQGLAQLRDLDLSYGGLAFLSLEALEGLPGLVTLQIGGNPWVCGCTMEPLLKWLRNRIQRCTADSQLAECRGPPEVEGAPLFSLTEESFKACHLTLTLDDYLFIAFVGFVVSIASVATNFLLGITANCCHRWSKASEEEEI, from the exons ATGGGCTCCCTTCAGCACCGTCGTTGCCAGCAGCCTAAGATGGGTGATGCCTGGTCCCGGCTGCCCTGGCCTGGGCCCCCCTGCCCAGCCATGCTCCTGGTCTCCCTCCTCTTGGCAGCAGGGGCGATGCACTCAGGGGCCAGCACCAGCTGCCCCGTCCTCTGCACGTGCCATGAGCAGGTGGTGGACTGCAGCAGCCAGCGGCTCTTCTCGGTGCCCCCAGACCTGCCTAGGGACACGCGCAACCTCAGCCTGGCCCACAACCGCATCGCGGCCGTGCCGCCAGGCTACCTCACCTGCTACGCGGAGCTCCGGGTGCTGGATCTGCGCAACAACTCCCTGGTGGAGCTGCCCCGGGGCCTCTTCCTCCACGCCCAGCGCCTGGCGCACCTGGACCTGAGCTACAACAACCTCAGCCACGTGCCAGCCGACATGTTCCAGGCCGCCCACGGCCTCGTGCACATCGACCTGAGCCACAACCCGTGGCTGCGAAGGGTGCACCCGCGGGCcttccagggcctggcacagctCCGGGACCTGGACCTCAGCTACGGGGGCCTGGCCTTCCTCAGCCTCGAGGCCCTCGAGGGCCTGCCGGGGCTGGTGACCCTGCAGATCGGAGGCAACCCCTGGGTGTGCGGCTGCACCATGGAGCCCCTGCTGAAGTGGCTTCGGAATCGGATCCAGCGCTGCACGGCGG ATTCTCAGCTGGCTGAGTGCCGAGGTCCCCCGGAAGTCGAGGGTGCCCCCCTCTTCTCCCTCACTGAGGAGAGCTTCAAGGCCTGCcacctgaccctgaccctggaCGATTACCTCTTCATAGCCTTTGTGGGTTTCGTGGTCTCCATCGCATCCGTGGCCACCAACTTCCTCCTGGGCATCACCGCCAACTGCTGTCACCGTTGGAGCAAGGCCAGCGAAGAGGAAGAGATCTGA